The Candidatus Binatia bacterium DNA segment GTCTCGGCCACCTCAAGCCCTGGCATAGGGCAAATGGCGTATTGCTGATGGGTTCCCGCTGTCCGCGTTTCCGCCTTGTGCTTTAGGTTCAAGTCAGTTAAACATAGCCTCAGTCTCAACGGGGAGAAACAGCAGTTCTTTTGAAGCCGCGGGGGGTACATCGCTCTTCGGCTTTCTCGTTCGCAATCACCATCGCGTTCCGGAATCAGCAGCTTCCCAGCGACGAATACCTAGGAAAGGAGGGAAGCGCATGACTCAGGGAACAGTGAAGTGGTTCAATGCTGAGAAGGGGTTTGGCTTCATCAGCCGCGAGGACGGTGACGACGTGTTCGTTCACCACAGCGCGATTGTCGGTGAAGGCTACCGCAGTCTCGACGAAGGCCAGCAGGTCAGTTTCGACGTGACCCAAGGCAAAAAGGGACCGCAAGCGTCCAACGTTACCAAGCTGTAACGCATCCCCGCGGGGGCCCAGCGCGGGCCTCCGCGGTTTTTCACCCGTTGGCGATTGTATACTCCGGTTGTCGCACTGTCTTGCGGCGCCAGCAGCACGTCGCACCAACATCAGTTGCTCAGGAGAACGTGGAGATGAGTGGCCATGGCTTTTTTGAACCGGACGTCCTGCTCACGGAGCAGTTCAGCGCGGCACGGCGCCGCCGAGCGGCGATCTCGAGCGAGAAGCGTTTGATGCTGGCCGTGTTGGAGAATGCGCTCGATTACTACCAGAAGTACATTCTCGCCTCCGACCGCGCCGGCCGCGAGCTGTTCGAGGAAGCCCAGGAGTGGATCGAGTCCACGAGCAACGACGACGTGTTTTCGTTCGAGAACATCGGCGAGACGCTCGACATCAACCCCGGGTACCTCCGCCGCGGTCTCGCCGCGTGGGGCCAGCGCCGGCTGGAGGCGCATTGCCGCACCGTTGAGATAGCCGCAGCCGAGGCACCGCAACCGGTTCAGGCCGCGAGCTAAAGACTCCCGCGACGCGGCGCAGTGAGAGGCGGGCGAACT contains these protein-coding regions:
- a CDS encoding cold-shock protein: MTQGTVKWFNAEKGFGFISREDGDDVFVHHSAIVGEGYRSLDEGQQVSFDVTQGKKGPQASNVTKL